In one window of Clavelina lepadiformis chromosome 4, kaClaLepa1.1, whole genome shotgun sequence DNA:
- the LOC143452193 gene encoding uncharacterized protein LOC143452193 produces the protein MKLILVLLACAAVTNAYSYSYWCAHNFNIHPSSYCLHYNVRFNRAWCSSYFYSNILKVYPGEGCGKKGWKEKSVSDITNEMSTLLKSELNKITKKLNDAKTIWLNNVISVHGQFSTEFERYITIYYKALISTPNADKAGLIAERNRKIAEYKQKLQDLRNTALAEYSKAITAKINLILQYHQKLVKGATDCLNTRNQKLQEFQMKIVEMSKQKVHKFLVEKLALAAKNVQAYKASLTKLFGTNKNWYQAWKVADVVGQYNSQEKSKVLSEMAKYFLHLLKHYARVYQNYVCSYRCYMSTGHFNYYSHHYRSYVSSTPFKSAYGPRRYCLSGFSYKYHGYTYKNLKTCDVNAAVGDIGAVAAQLVKKRDEAVRTRNAAFAEWKKKWVRYHGEYVTKYAKILEDRRAWYIRYLRQEYTCNGVISAVNEAEVKRKCDELRAEAARSVAEYKARLAQKLSEAEKQFNERIAAFKKSVDDLIVKARIAFSACTTKREAAITCYRKQLQARHQTTRSYLSKRINDAKTVHYAKFTKMIEYYHGSSYTSNTNIKYMMSQYNSCLNTKVDAIMNEFDAAGKENIDALVMHYSCHYKCRVSSCYLPSYHCGSYFNWRVHYPTESCYSFQYGLYRSHF, from the exons ATGAAGTTAATCTTAGTTTTACTGGCTTGTGCAGCA GTCACAAATGCCTACTCCTATAGCTACTGGTGTGCACACAACTTCAACATCCATCCATCATCCTATTGTCTGCATTACAACGTACGTTTTAACCGTGCCTGGTGTTCGTCCTATTTCTACTCCAACATCTTGAAAGTTTATCCCGGAGAAGGATGTGGGAAGAAAGGATGGAAAG AAAAGTCTGTGTCCGACATCACCAACGAAATGAGCACACTCTTGAAATCAGAATTAAATAAGATAACCAAGAAACTCAACGATGCAAAAACTATTTGGCTCAATAACGTCATTTCTGTTCATGGCCAATTTTCCACTGAATTTGAGAGATATATTACCATCTACTATAAGGCTTT GATCTCAACACCCAACGCTGATAAGGCAGGGTTGATTGCAGAGAGAAATAGAAAGATTGCTGAATACAAACAGAAGCTTCAGGATCTCAGGAACACTGCTCTTGCTGAATACAGCAAAGCCATAACAGCTAAAATCAATCTTATCCTCCAGTATCACCAAAAACTAGTAAAGGG AGCTACTGATTGCTTGAACACCCGCAATCAAAAACTCCAAGAATTTCAAATGAAGATTGTTGAAATGTCCAAACAGAAAGTGCACAAGTTTCTCGTTGAAAAGTTGGCCTTAGCTGCAAAGAATGTCCAGGCTTACAAAGCTTCCTTGACGAAACTTTTTG GAACGAACAAAAACTGGTACCAAGCTTGGAAGGTCGCGGATGTTGTCGGTCAATATAACTCGCAAGAAAAATCCAAAGTTCTCTCAGAGATGGCCAAATACTTCCTCCACTTGCTCAAGCATTATGCAAGAGTTTACCAAAACTACGTCTGTTCCTATCGCTGCTACATGTCTACTGGACATTTCAACTATTACAGTCACCATTATCGAAG CTATGTTTCATCAACTCCGTTTAAGAGTGCCTATGGCCCTAGAAGATACTGCTTAAGTGGATTCAGTTACAAGTATCACGGTTATACCTACAAGAACTTGAAGACCTGTGACGTTA ATGCTGCTGTCGGTGATATCGGTGCCGTTGCTGCCCAATTGGTCAAAAAGCGAGATGAAGCGGTGAGGACACGGAATGCCGCGTTTGCAGAATGGAAGAAGAAGTGGGTTCGGTACCACGGGGAATACGTCACAAAATATGCCAAGATCCTCGAAGATAGACGCGCTTGGTACATCCGATACCTTCGCCAGGAATACACCTGCAA TGGCGTCATTAGTGCTGTCAACGAAGCAGAGGTCAAAAGAAAGTGCGACGAACTTAGAGCGGAAGCTGCAAGGTCGGTGGCAGAATATAAGGCAAGACTCGCCCAGAAACTTTCGGAAGCAGAGAAGCAATTCAATGAGAGGATTGCAGCTTTCAAGAAAAGCGTCGACGACCTCATTGTCAAGGCCAGGATTGCTTTCTCCGCCTGCACTACCAAGCGTGAAGCTGCCATCACCTGTTACAGGAAGCAGCTTCAAGCAAGACATCAAACCACTAGATCATACTTGAGCAAGAGGATAAACGAT GCCAAGACCGTTCATTATGCCAAATTTACAAAGATGATTGAGTATTACCACGGTTCCAGCTATACAAGCAATACAAACATTAAGTACATGATGAGCCAGTACAATTCCTGCTTGAATACTAAAGTAGATGCGATTATGAATGAATTCGACGCGG